TGCTGGAGGTACAGAAGCCGATCTGGTCCGGGACTATCACCCGGTAGCCTGCGGCGCTCAGGGCCTTGATCGAGCCCTCCCAGGTGGCGCCGCAGAAGTTCTTGCCATGCATCAGTACCAGGCTGCGCCCGTTGGCCGGGCTCTGGGGCGGTACATCCATATAGCCCATCTGCAGTGCCTGGCCCTGGGACACAAAGCTGAAATGCTGCAAGGGATAGGGGTAGTCGAAGCCCTGCAGTTCGGGACCGTAGACCGGCCCCTGGGCGGCGAGGGCAGGCAGGGCCAGGGGCAGCAGCAAGGCACTGAGCCAGCGAGGGGTAGCAAGGGGCATAAGGACACTCCGCAAGGTTGCGGGCGATGCTGTAGCCGCCGGATTAGGGCGACGTTAAGCCACAGGCAAACCCTGGGCGTCGGCTTGCCGACAAGGAAGGCCTTGAGGCAGGTGGTTGCGGGGGCGGGCACTTTCGCTGGCAAGCCAGCTCCTGCGCGGTGATGGGGAGCTGCGGGCGCTCAGCCGATCCAGCCCAGGGTCAGCCACGCCAGCACGGCGTAGCGCGCGCCCTTGGCCAGGGTGACCAGCAGCAGGAAGCGCTTGAGGGGTTCGCCCATGACGCCGGCCACCAGGGTCAGCGGATCGCCGATCAGCGGCATCCAGCTCAGCAGGAGCGTCCAGTGGCCATAGCGTTGGTAAGGCCCCCGGGCCCGCTCCAGGTGACGCGAGCTGACCGGAAACCAGCGGCGCTCCTTGTAGTGTTCCAGGCGCTGGCCCAGCCACCAGTTGACCAGCGAGCCCAGGACATTGCCCAGGGTCGCCACCAGCCACAGCCCGAGCACTGCCAGTTGGCTGTTGTGCAGCAACCCCACCAGCAGCGCTTCCGATTGCAGGGGCAGCAGGGTGGCGGCGCCGAACGCCGCCAGGAACAGGCCGAAGTAGGCGCCGAAGATCAACGGGCCGGGTAGTCCGCGACGACCACGTCCTTGCCCTCGCGGGTCAGGCCGATGACCTGGAAGGCATCGGCGCCCATGCCGTCCATTTCCATCCCGGGGGAGCCCATGGGCATGCCCGGGGCGGCGATGCCCAGCAGGTCATCGCGCTTGCGCAGGGCCAGCACCTGTTCGGCCGGCACGTGGCCCTCGACGAACTTGCCGTCGATCACCGCGGTATGGCAGGAGCCCAGGCGCGGGGCGACGCCGAGCCGCTGCTTGACCGCGCTCATGTTGCTTTCCACGTGGTCGGTCACGGCAAAGCCGTTGTCCTGCAGGTGCTCGATCCACTTTTTGCAGCAGCCGCAGTTGGCGTCGCGGTGCACGTCGATGGGAATCAGTTCTCCAGCCTGGGCCAGGGAGCTGATCAGCAGGGCGGACAGGGCCGCCAGACGCAGTGAGGTGTTCATCGAAAGTCTCTTTGTCGCTGATCAATAAGGAAGGGTGGCATGGCCGGCCACCCGCGGTTGCACGCTCGGGGTGGTGCATTTTGCGGTTTTTTTCGCTGGCCGCCGCTGGCTTTTGTTTCAAGGTGATACCAAGGCCGGCCAGCGGTTGTGGCCTTCAGAACCACAGGCGCAGGCCCAGGACCAGGCGCGGGTCGTTGTCCAGCTCGGCCTCGTCCCGGGCGTAGTCGGCGCTGCGGCCGTAGCTGCGGTTCCAGGTCACCCCTATATAAGGAGCGAACTCGCGGCGGATCTCGTAGCGCAGGCGCAGGCCGATCTCGCTGTCCGCCAGGCCTGCGCCCAGGCCCCGTTGCCGGTCATTGCGGCTATAGAGGTTGACCTCGGCGGAGGGCTGGAGGATCAGGCGTTGGGTCAGCAGCAAGTCGTAGTCACCCTTGAGGCGCAGGGCGGCCTGGCCGTCCTCGCCGAGGTAGGCGGTGACCTGGCTTTCAAAGTTGTACAGGGCCATGCCTTGCAGCCCCAGGGCGGCCCAGGTCTGCGGCGTGCCGGGCTTGAAGTCCTGGCGCAGGCCGCCCACCAGGTCCCACCAGGGGCCAATGGCATGGCCCCACAGGGCTTGCAGCTCGGCGTGCTCGGTGACGCCCCGGGTGCGTTCGCCTTCACTGCGCAGCCAGAGCCGGTCGCGGTCGCCACCGACCCAGCCCTCGACCTCCCAGGCGACGCTGCCGCCCGGGTCGGCGTCCTGCCATTCCAACTGGTCCACCAGCAGGAAAGTGTTCAGCGACGGGCCGTGGATGTGGCCGCTGGGGCCCTGGTAGACCGCCGCCCGATCGGCATCGGTCAGCACCGGGATCGGTGTGCGGCTTCGTGTGGGGGCTGGCGCCTGCATGCCGGGCATCTGCGAGTGGTCCATGGCGCCCATGGCGGTCCCGGGCACGCTGGAATGGTCCATGCCCGGCATCGATTCGCTCTGTGCCGGTGCCCAGGGCCAGGCCAACAGGAGCAGGGCCAGGCCAACGCCGGGCTGCCGGGTGAAGCGGAGGTAATCAAGCTTCATGGTGGCGTTCCTCCTCGACCCGGACTTCGCGGAACATGCCGCTTTCCATGTGGTACAGCAGGTGGCAGTGATAGGCCCAGCGCCCCAGGGCATCGGCGGTGACCCGGTAGCTGCGGCGGGTGCCCGGGGGCATGTCGATGGTGTGCTTGCGCACCTGGAAGCGGCCGTGTTCGTCCTCCAGGTCGCTCCATAGCCCGTGCAGGTGGATGGGGTGGGCCATCATGCTGTCGTTCACCAGTTCGATGCGCAGCCGCTCGCCATACCGCAGGCGCAGGGGTTCGGCTTCGGCAAAGGGAATGCCGTCGAAGGACCAGGCGAACTTTTCCATGTGCCCGGTCAGGTGCAGGGTCAGGGTCCGGCTCGGTTCGCGACCGTCGGGGTCGGCGAAGGTGCTTTTCAGGTCGGCGTAGCGCAGCACCCGGCGGCCGTTGTCGCGCAGGCCGATGCCCGGATCGTCCAGGCGCGGCATGGGGTTCACCGCCTGCATGTCCACCAGGGGGTTGTTGGTTTCCGAGGTCGGGTGGCTGATCGTGGCGTTCATCGCGCCGT
The DNA window shown above is from Pseudomonas protegens CHA0 and carries:
- a CDS encoding YqaA family protein, producing the protein MIFGAYFGLFLAAFGAATLLPLQSEALLVGLLHNSQLAVLGLWLVATLGNVLGSLVNWWLGQRLEHYKERRWFPVSSRHLERARGPYQRYGHWTLLLSWMPLIGDPLTLVAGVMGEPLKRFLLLVTLAKGARYAVLAWLTLGWIG
- a CDS encoding copper resistance protein B yields the protein MKLDYLRFTRQPGVGLALLLLAWPWAPAQSESMPGMDHSSVPGTAMGAMDHSQMPGMQAPAPTRSRTPIPVLTDADRAAVYQGPSGHIHGPSLNTFLLVDQLEWQDADPGGSVAWEVEGWVGGDRDRLWLRSEGERTRGVTEHAELQALWGHAIGPWWDLVGGLRQDFKPGTPQTWAALGLQGMALYNFESQVTAYLGEDGQAALRLKGDYDLLLTQRLILQPSAEVNLYSRNDRQRGLGAGLADSEIGLRLRYEIRREFAPYIGVTWNRSYGRSADYARDEAELDNDPRLVLGLRLWF
- a CDS encoding DUF411 domain-containing protein encodes the protein MNTSLRLAALSALLISSLAQAGELIPIDVHRDANCGCCKKWIEHLQDNGFAVTDHVESNMSAVKQRLGVAPRLGSCHTAVIDGKFVEGHVPAEQVLALRKRDDLLGIAAPGMPMGSPGMEMDGMGADAFQVIGLTREGKDVVVADYPAR